The Triticum aestivum cultivar Chinese Spring chromosome 7B, IWGSC CS RefSeq v2.1, whole genome shotgun sequence genome window below encodes:
- the LOC123157394 gene encoding probable inactive leucine-rich repeat receptor kinase XIAO encodes MAARMTRRPVVLLLLAAAILAVAVQPAAATLHPVDYLALQAVRRALSDLPGSGFFASWDFTGDPCGFAGVSCSGDGRVVTLALGDPRAGAPGLSGAFPSAALARLSALSSLSLVPGRVSGGLSSAVAALPSLRFLALSGNLISGNLPGAFSPALRTVDLSKNSFSGRIPSSLLHIRSLRTLVLSHNSLSGEIPKTVSSPLVHLDLRNNRLSGGVPPLPMTVVYLSLAGNRLSGRVGGVLRRLTRLSFLDLGGNWFSGEVPGEVFSFRIGYLQLRKNAFSGELRPAGRLPSGATVDLSHNALSGRVPAELASAAAVYLNGNKFAGAVPAEIVAAAEGGRMRVLFLQDNFLTGISMRGVPSNAAVCAHWNCVAPPPTVVAACPAKGGRGRRRPPAQCGGRRG; translated from the coding sequence ATGGCCGCGCGCATGACGCGGCGCCCTGTCGTCTTGCTGCTCCTCGCTGCCGCCATTCTCGCGGTTGCGGTacagccggcggcagcgacgctGCATCCGGTGGACTACCTGGCGCTGCAGGCCGTCCGGCGCGCGCTCTCCGACCTGCCGGGCTCCGGCTTCTTCGCTTCGTGGGACTTCACCGGAGACCCCTGCGGCTTCGCGGGGGTCTCCTGCTCCGGCGACGGCCGGGTCGTCACGCTGGCCCTCGGGGACCCGCGAGCCGGCGCACCGGGCCTCTCGGGCGCATTCCCCTCTGCCGCGCTCGCGCGTCTCTCCGCGCTTAGCTCGCtctcgctcgtccccggccgcgtATCCGGGGGGTTATCCTCCGCCGTCGCGGCGCTCCCGTCGCTCCGCTTCCTCGCTTTGTCTGGGAACCTCATCTCCGGCAACCTCCCCGGAGCATTCTCCCCTGCTCTTCGGACGGTTGATCTCAGCAAGAACTCCTTCTCCGGCAGGATACCCTCGTCGCTGCTCCATATCAGGAGTCTCCGAACGCTCGTCCTCTCCCACAACTCCCTCTCCGGCGAGATCCCCAAGACTGTGAGTTCGCCGCTGGTCCACCTCGACCTCAGGAACAATCGCCTATCCGGCGGCGTACCGCCGCTCCCGATGACGGTCGTGTACCTCAGTCTCGCCGGGAACAGGCTCTCCGGCCGCGTGGGCGGCGTCCTTCGCAGACTGACGAGGCTGTCGTTTCTTGACCTCGGCGGGAACTGGTTCTCCGGCGAGGTGCCCGGAGAAGTTTTCTCGTTCCGGATTGGGTACCTGCAGCTGCGCAAGAATGCCTTCTCTGGCGAGCTCCGGCCGGCGGGGAGGTTGCCTTCGGGCGCCACGGTGGACCTCAGCCACAACGCGCTATCCGGGCGGGTGCCGGCGGAGCTGGCGAGCGCGGCCGCAGTGTACCTGAACGGGAACAAGTTTGCTGGCGCGGTGCCGGCGGAGattgtggcggcggcggagggcgggcgCATGCGGGTGCTCTTCCTTCAAGACAACTTCCTGACCGGCATCAGCATGCGCGGCGTGCCGTCGAACGCAGCGGTATGTGCACACTGGAACTGTGTTGCGCCGCCGCCAACCGTGGTGGCCGCGTGCCCCGCCAAGGGCGGCAGGGgccggcgccggccgccggctCAGTGCGGCGGGAGGAGGGGGTAA
- the LOC123157690 gene encoding cysteine-rich and transmembrane domain-containing protein WIH2 yields the protein MSYQQGYPPPGTAAAYPPPGHQQQAYVAPPPAMYQQDQQYPPAGADTTSRGGHGHGGDGFLKGCCAALCCCCLLDACF from the exons ATGAGCTACCAGCAGG GATACCCGCCGCCGGGCACTGCAGCAGCGTACCCTCCGCCGGGCCACCAGCAGCAGGCCTACGTCGCGCCGCCTCCGGCTATGTACCAGCAGGATCAACAGTACCCTCCTGCCGGCGCCGACACCACCAGCCGCGGCGGACACGGCCACGGTGGCGATGGCTTCTTGAAAGGATG CTGCGCGGCGCTGTGCTGCTGCTGCCTCCTCGACGCCTGCTTCTGA